A genome region from Bacillota bacterium includes the following:
- a CDS encoding plasmid pRiA4b ORF-3 family protein — YVAQPALCRLGESVDHRVLVDVKGFEDLDDSLATNDDQPGLPAEVLRRSKKGQGTRRRAGYGQTSGRRWAPPASRQVVRFKVELRHYGVYRVIDVPGDGTLHDLHGAIQQAFGWDDDHLYAFFMDRKGWRSKDRYESPYSDRSPSASAAVIEELKLRTGKKIEYLFDFGDEWWHDVEVVGRFPRVAGVRYPRVVEAVGDPPPQYGDLAVE, encoded by the coding sequence GTACGTGGCGCAGCCGGCGTTGTGCCGGTTGGGGGAGAGCGTGGATCATCGGGTCCTGGTGGACGTGAAGGGTTTTGAAGACCTCGACGATAGCCTGGCCACGAACGACGACCAGCCGGGGTTGCCGGCGGAGGTCTTGAGGCGGTCAAAGAAGGGACAGGGGACGCGGCGGCGGGCAGGGTACGGGCAGACCTCCGGCAGGCGGTGGGCACCGCCGGCGAGCCGTCAGGTCGTGCGGTTCAAGGTGGAACTGCGGCACTACGGCGTCTACCGGGTCATCGACGTGCCCGGGGACGGTACGCTCCACGACCTGCACGGGGCCATTCAGCAGGCGTTTGGCTGGGATGACGACCACCTGTACGCCTTTTTCATGGACCGCAAGGGCTGGCGGAGCAAGGACCGTTATGAGTCCCCATACTCTGATAGAAGCCCCAGTGCATCCGCGGCGGTCATCGAGGAGCTTAAGCTGAGGACGGGCAAGAAGATCGAGTACCTGTTCGATTTCGGCGACGAGTGGTGGCACGACGTGGAGGTGGTTGGGCGGTTTCCGAGGGTGGCGGGGGTTCGTTATCCCAGGGTGGTGGAGGCGGTGGGCGACCCGCCGCCCCAGTACGGCGACCTCGCCGTGGAATAG